A window of Polaromonas hydrogenivorans contains these coding sequences:
- a CDS encoding peptidoglycan DD-metalloendopeptidase family protein, protein MSKSTWSNSMESLPACGPHKRTHWTSGLALPCALAAAVLLAVGCGSRSLSNAPVEDRGTGLSRPAPVDPVKLLPGAENAGKPGYYSVKRGDTMIRIGLENGQNWRDIARWNNLETPYLIEVGQVLRVVPPGSDGTQAVVRPVLPGSAGSAPVQGGSGAQASSAPVNGNGNGSASPASSGSDEDVGWIWPAQGPLVAGFDEAKNKGLDISGKSGDPVLASADGRVVYSGAGLRGYGNLIILKHNNTFLTAYAHNKSLLVKEDQTVKKGQKIAEMGNSDSEKVKLHFEIRRQGKPVDPAKYLPAK, encoded by the coding sequence ATGAGTAAAAGCACCTGGTCAAACAGCATGGAATCCCTTCCTGCCTGCGGCCCCCACAAGCGCACCCACTGGACTTCCGGACTGGCGCTGCCCTGCGCCCTGGCGGCGGCCGTGCTGCTGGCTGTCGGCTGCGGTTCACGTTCCCTGAGCAATGCGCCCGTCGAAGACCGCGGCACCGGCCTGTCGCGCCCGGCGCCCGTTGATCCGGTCAAACTGCTGCCGGGCGCTGAAAATGCCGGAAAACCCGGCTATTACAGCGTCAAGCGCGGCGACACCATGATCCGCATCGGCCTGGAAAATGGCCAGAACTGGCGCGACATTGCCCGCTGGAACAACCTTGAAACTCCCTATCTGATCGAAGTCGGTCAGGTGCTGCGGGTCGTGCCGCCCGGCAGCGACGGAACCCAGGCCGTCGTCCGGCCGGTCCTGCCGGGCTCGGCCGGAAGCGCGCCGGTGCAGGGCGGCAGCGGCGCCCAGGCTTCTTCAGCGCCGGTCAATGGCAATGGCAATGGTTCGGCTTCGCCGGCTTCCTCGGGCAGTGACGAGGATGTCGGCTGGATCTGGCCGGCCCAGGGCCCGCTGGTGGCCGGCTTTGATGAAGCCAAGAACAAGGGGCTGGATATTTCAGGCAAGTCCGGCGACCCCGTGCTGGCGTCCGCCGACGGCCGCGTGGTGTATTCGGGTGCCGGCCTGCGCGGCTACGGCAACCTGATCATCCTCAAGCACAACAACACCTTCCTGACCGCCTATGCGCACAACAAGAGCCTGCTGGTCAAGGAAGACCAGACCGTCAAGAAGGGCCAGAAGATTGCCGAAATGGGCAACAGCGATTCCGAGAAGGTCAAGCTGCATTTTGAAATCCGCCGCCAGGGCAAACCGGTCGATCCGGCCAAATACCTGCCGGCCAAGTAA
- a CDS encoding protein-L-isoaspartate(D-aspartate) O-methyltransferase, with protein MKTPLKPPFDSAGKLSSAGSRPAFPVQLNAGKGNHFATKTVAAAARSTSSNGKNDLKKPFQPGASDGFGLDSAVRARMVRRLAEQGVLDARVLAAMGAVQRHHFVDTALANMAYEDTSLPIGFGQTISKPSVVARMLELLQQGLTDASGRLGRVLEIGTGCGYQAAVLSHLATEVYSMERLRGLHDKARENLRPLRLANVHLLFGDGMHGFAKGAPYAAIIAAAGGEAIPPAWTEQLAVGGRLVAPLQDASGAQALAVIDRTPQGIRQTLLEAVHFVPLKSGIG; from the coding sequence ATGAAGACTCCGTTGAAGCCGCCTTTCGATTCCGCCGGCAAACTGTCTTCAGCCGGTTCCCGGCCTGCGTTTCCGGTGCAGCTCAATGCCGGAAAAGGCAATCATTTTGCTACCAAAACAGTAGCTGCTGCTGCCCGTTCCACAAGCAGTAATGGCAAAAATGACCTTAAAAAACCGTTTCAGCCGGGAGCCTCGGATGGGTTCGGGCTGGACTCGGCGGTGCGCGCGCGCATGGTGCGCCGGCTGGCCGAGCAGGGTGTGCTCGATGCACGGGTGCTGGCGGCCATGGGGGCCGTGCAGCGCCACCATTTTGTCGATACCGCGCTGGCCAACATGGCCTATGAAGACACCAGCCTGCCGATTGGGTTTGGCCAGACCATCTCCAAGCCCAGTGTGGTGGCGCGCATGCTCGAATTGCTGCAGCAGGGGTTGACTGACGCCAGCGGCCGCTTGGGGCGGGTGCTGGAGATTGGCACCGGCTGCGGCTACCAGGCGGCGGTCCTCAGCCACCTGGCCACCGAGGTTTACAGCATGGAGCGCTTGCGCGGCCTGCATGACAAGGCCCGGGAGAATCTGCGCCCCCTGCGCCTGGCCAATGTGCACCTGCTGTTCGGCGATGGCATGCACGGTTTTGCCAAGGGCGCGCCGTATGCCGCCATCATTGCCGCAGCCGGCGGCGAAGCCATTCCGCCGGCCTGGACCGAGCAGCTGGCCGTGGGCGGACGCCTGGTGGCGCCGCTCCAGGATGCCAGCGGTGCCCAGGCGCTGGCGGTGATTGACAGGACGCCGCAGGGAATTCGGCAGACTTTACTGGAGGCGGTTCACTTTGTCCCTTTAAAATCAGGAATCGGTTGA